A single window of Vibrio sp. HB236076 DNA harbors:
- a CDS encoding 23S rRNA (adenine(2030)-N(6))-methyltransferase RlmJ translates to MLSYRHSFHAGNHADVIKHIVQSLILDALKQKDKPFVYHDTHSGVGRYDLTHEWSEKTGEYKQGIARLWQHSAELEHTESYLGAVASLNQGDELRFYPGSPKVAHALLRPQDRMVLTELHPSDYPLLCQEFAGQHQVAIFKEDGFQRLKASLPPKERRGLVLIDPPYELAKEYRDVVQAIAQAHKRWATGVYAIWYPVVNRHDIDDMLDGLENLGIRKILQIELGVSPDTSERGMTASGMIVINPPWKLESQMQNLLPALQNIIAPATGHHTVRWVVPE, encoded by the coding sequence TTGTTAAGTTACCGTCACAGCTTTCACGCTGGCAACCACGCCGATGTGATTAAACACATAGTTCAAAGCCTTATCCTTGATGCGCTTAAACAAAAAGACAAGCCCTTTGTCTATCACGACACCCACTCTGGCGTCGGTCGTTACGATCTCACTCATGAATGGTCCGAGAAAACCGGTGAGTACAAACAAGGCATTGCTCGCTTATGGCAACACAGCGCTGAGCTTGAGCACACAGAAAGCTACCTAGGCGCTGTCGCGAGTCTCAATCAGGGCGATGAATTGCGTTTTTACCCCGGCTCTCCCAAAGTGGCCCACGCACTACTCCGGCCACAAGACCGCATGGTACTCACAGAGCTTCACCCAAGTGATTACCCATTACTGTGTCAGGAATTTGCTGGCCAACACCAGGTCGCCATTTTTAAAGAAGACGGGTTTCAACGCCTTAAGGCCAGTTTACCGCCCAAAGAGCGACGCGGCTTAGTGTTGATTGACCCACCGTATGAGCTGGCCAAAGAATACCGCGATGTGGTGCAGGCCATTGCTCAAGCCCATAAGCGCTGGGCGACTGGCGTATACGCCATTTGGTACCCGGTGGTCAATCGCCACGACATTGATGACATGCTCGACGGGTTAGAAAACCTGGGCATTCGCAAAATATTGCAAATCGAGCTGGGCGTTTCTCCAGACACCAGCGAGCGAGGCATGACCGCATCGGGTATGATTGTCATCAACCCGCCGTGGAAACTCGAAAGCCAGATGCAAAACCTGCTTCCGGCGTTGCAGAACATCATCGCCCCCGCGACGGGTCATCACACTGTGCGCTGGGTGGTACCGGAGTAA